One Eleginops maclovinus isolate JMC-PN-2008 ecotype Puerto Natales chromosome 22, JC_Emac_rtc_rv5, whole genome shotgun sequence DNA segment encodes these proteins:
- the gins1 gene encoding DNA replication complex GINS protein PSF1 isoform X1: MFCEKAMELIRELQRSSEGQLPAFNEDGLRQVLQEMEALYEQNQTDVNEAKADGRADLIPSIKLRHCCLLRNQRCLTAYLYDRLLRIRALRWEYGSVLPANVRFHMCAEEVQWFSHYKKSLASFMRSLGGAEGLDITQDMKPPKSLYIQVRCLKDHGELEIDDGTVILLKKNSQHFLPRWKCEQLIRQGVLEHVMS; this comes from the exons ATGTTTTGTGAGAAAGCCATGGAGTTAATCAGAGAGCTGCAGCGGAGCAGCGAGGGTCAGCTGCCCGCCTTCAAC GAGGACGGACTGCGGCAGGTTCTGCAGGAGATGGAAGCTCTTTATGAACAGAACCAGACGGACGT taaCGAGGCGAAGGCTGACGGTCGGGCTGATCTCATTCCCTCCATCAAGCTGCGTCACTGCTGCCTGCTGAGGAACCAGCGCTGCCTCACCGCGTACCT GTACGACCGACTGCTGAGGATCCGCGCTCTGCGCTGGGAGTACGGCAGCGTCCTGCCTGCCAACGTTCGCTTCCACATGTGTGCTGAGGAG gtgcagTGGTTCTCTCACTATAAGAAGTCTCTGGCCTCCTTCATGCGCTCTCTGGGTGGGGCCGAGGGTCTGGACATCACTCAGGACATGAAGCCCCCGAAGAGTCTTTACATCCAG GTGAGGTGTTTGAAGGACCACGGAGAGTTGGAGATCGATGATGGGACCGTGATCCTGCTGAAGAAAAACAGCCAG CACTTCCTGCCGCGGTGGAAATGTGAGCAGCTGATTCGTCAGGGCGTCCTGGAGCACGTCATGTCCTGA
- the gins1 gene encoding DNA replication complex GINS protein PSF1 isoform X2 — MEALYEQNQTDVNEAKADGRADLIPSIKLRHCCLLRNQRCLTAYLYDRLLRIRALRWEYGSVLPANVRFHMCAEEVQWFSHYKKSLASFMRSLGGAEGLDITQDMKPPKSLYIQVRCLKDHGELEIDDGTVILLKKNSQHFLPRWKCEQLIRQGVLEHVMS; from the exons ATGGAAGCTCTTTATGAACAGAACCAGACGGACGT taaCGAGGCGAAGGCTGACGGTCGGGCTGATCTCATTCCCTCCATCAAGCTGCGTCACTGCTGCCTGCTGAGGAACCAGCGCTGCCTCACCGCGTACCT GTACGACCGACTGCTGAGGATCCGCGCTCTGCGCTGGGAGTACGGCAGCGTCCTGCCTGCCAACGTTCGCTTCCACATGTGTGCTGAGGAG gtgcagTGGTTCTCTCACTATAAGAAGTCTCTGGCCTCCTTCATGCGCTCTCTGGGTGGGGCCGAGGGTCTGGACATCACTCAGGACATGAAGCCCCCGAAGAGTCTTTACATCCAG GTGAGGTGTTTGAAGGACCACGGAGAGTTGGAGATCGATGATGGGACCGTGATCCTGCTGAAGAAAAACAGCCAG CACTTCCTGCCGCGGTGGAAATGTGAGCAGCTGATTCGTCAGGGCGTCCTGGAGCACGTCATGTCCTGA